Proteins encoded within one genomic window of Trichomycterus rosablanca isolate fTriRos1 chromosome 7, fTriRos1.hap1, whole genome shotgun sequence:
- the fahd2a gene encoding fumarylacetoacetate hydrolase domain-containing protein 2A isoform X1 — protein MLSRLSRVFSVGSVRRSLSSVSMRLVQFSRPGEEGVVRVGVEAERGNGIVDLKEFDPSMPSSMREFLELGEKGMEAAHRAMSSDQRVIPHSSIRLLAPVTRPDKVVCVGMNYKDHCLEQNAPIPKEPIIFSKFPSAITGPYDNIILPNMSQEVDWEVELAFIIGKKGKDIKEEEAMSYIAGFTIANDVSARDWQMRRNGKQWILGKTFDTFCPLGSALVTTSALKDVHNLGIRCLVNGEVMQDSNTNQLIFKTEKLVAWVSQFVTLYPGDVFLTGTPPGVGVFRNPAVFLKRGDVVECQIDGIGSIRNTVV, from the exons ATGTTGAGTAGACTCAGTCGTGTGTTTTCTGTAGGATCAGTCAGGCGCAGTCTAAGTTCTGTCAGCATGCGTCTGGTTCAGTTCAGCCGACCTGGAGAAGAGGGGGTGGTAAGGGTCGGAGTGGAGGCAGAGCGAGGCAACGGCATCGTCGATCTAAAAGAGTTCGATCCCTCGATGCCTTCCAGCATGAGAGAGTTTCTGGAGCTGGGGGAGAAGGGCATGGAGGCTGCTCACAG AGCGATGTCCAGTGACCAGCGAGTGATCCCTCACTCCAGCATTCGGCTGCTGGCTCCAGTGACCAGACCCGATaaggtggtgtgtgtggggatGAACTACAAAGATCACTGTCTGGAACAGAACGCCCCCATTCCCAAAGAACCCATCATCTTCAGCAAGTTCCCCTCGGCCATCACCGGCCCCTACGACAACATCATCCTGCCCAACATGAGCCAG GAGGTAGACTGGGAGGTGGAACTGGCCTTTATCATcgggaaaaaaggaaaagataTAAAG GAGGAAGAGGCTATGTCTTACATCGCTGGATTCACCATAGCCAACGACGTCAGCGCTCGTGACTGGCAAATGAGACGAAACGGGAAGCAGTGGATTCTGGGAAAAACCTTCGACACGTTCTGTCCGCTGGGTTCTGCCCTCGTTACCACGTCAGCGCTGAAGG ATGTGCACAACCTGGGAATCCGGTGCCTGGTTAATGGTGAGGTGATGCAGGACAGCAACACCAACCAACTCATCTTCAAGACGGAGAAGCTGGTGGCGTGGGTCTCACA GTTTGTGACTCTGTACCCGGGTGACGTGTTCCTAACAGGCACTCCTCCGGGGGTGGGTGTGTTCAGGAATCCAGCCGTCTTCCTAAAG
- the fahd2a gene encoding fumarylacetoacetate hydrolase domain-containing protein 2A isoform X2 codes for MRLVQFSRPGEEGVVRVGVEAERGNGIVDLKEFDPSMPSSMREFLELGEKGMEAAHRAMSSDQRVIPHSSIRLLAPVTRPDKVVCVGMNYKDHCLEQNAPIPKEPIIFSKFPSAITGPYDNIILPNMSQEVDWEVELAFIIGKKGKDIKEEEAMSYIAGFTIANDVSARDWQMRRNGKQWILGKTFDTFCPLGSALVTTSALKDVHNLGIRCLVNGEVMQDSNTNQLIFKTEKLVAWVSQFVTLYPGDVFLTGTPPGVGVFRNPAVFLKRGDVVECQIDGIGSIRNTVV; via the exons ATGCGTCTGGTTCAGTTCAGCCGACCTGGAGAAGAGGGGGTGGTAAGGGTCGGAGTGGAGGCAGAGCGAGGCAACGGCATCGTCGATCTAAAAGAGTTCGATCCCTCGATGCCTTCCAGCATGAGAGAGTTTCTGGAGCTGGGGGAGAAGGGCATGGAGGCTGCTCACAG AGCGATGTCCAGTGACCAGCGAGTGATCCCTCACTCCAGCATTCGGCTGCTGGCTCCAGTGACCAGACCCGATaaggtggtgtgtgtggggatGAACTACAAAGATCACTGTCTGGAACAGAACGCCCCCATTCCCAAAGAACCCATCATCTTCAGCAAGTTCCCCTCGGCCATCACCGGCCCCTACGACAACATCATCCTGCCCAACATGAGCCAG GAGGTAGACTGGGAGGTGGAACTGGCCTTTATCATcgggaaaaaaggaaaagataTAAAG GAGGAAGAGGCTATGTCTTACATCGCTGGATTCACCATAGCCAACGACGTCAGCGCTCGTGACTGGCAAATGAGACGAAACGGGAAGCAGTGGATTCTGGGAAAAACCTTCGACACGTTCTGTCCGCTGGGTTCTGCCCTCGTTACCACGTCAGCGCTGAAGG ATGTGCACAACCTGGGAATCCGGTGCCTGGTTAATGGTGAGGTGATGCAGGACAGCAACACCAACCAACTCATCTTCAAGACGGAGAAGCTGGTGGCGTGGGTCTCACA GTTTGTGACTCTGTACCCGGGTGACGTGTTCCTAACAGGCACTCCTCCGGGGGTGGGTGTGTTCAGGAATCCAGCCGTCTTCCTAAAG
- the zgc:152830 gene encoding putative aminopeptidase W07G4.4, giving the protein MSLSVQLVQWSTDYKDGNYDGILLVAQDFESLPTELEGLKAPLQDYSAVDKALADDVVVLKVPGLPGDRLVFAPTGPLNRDYDDVRRFSDAASKGIKRAMKAGMQRPLLVCPPHSSYEKNTLVALLGALQVLYMPLELREVKSSPDKVEVLGVWVQDKTRGGQLAELASALESGRVVYRDIGGSDPERMAAPRVAEYVQEIFKSTCVQVRVESDLNTLEKQYPCLAAVNRCANTVPRHQGRVIHLEYNGEEPIQQTLMLVGKGITYDTGGADIKAGGFMAGMHRDKCGSAAVAGFFQILAKLKPKHLKVVGAMAMVRNSVGSDCYVSDELIVSRAGRRVRVGNTDAEGRMVMVDLLCEMKEKALKEISPQLFTIATLTGHAIRAMGPHYSIIMDNGAARRTDNALQWQKAGEVLGDMFEVSNIRREDYDFHKGKSEYEDVLQCNNLPSSATPRGHQTPAAFLIMTSGLDKHGVDSDRPLPYSHIDIAGSSGPFPGVPTGAPLLAMATKYILQN; this is encoded by the exons ATGTCTCTTAG tgtgcagCTGGTGCAGTGGAGCACTGATTACAAGGATGGAAA TTATGATGGCATCCTTCTGGTTGCTCAGGACTTTGAGAGCCTCCCCACTGAGCTGGAGGGTCTGAAAGCTCCTCTGCAGGattacagtgct GTGGATAAGGCCCTGGCAGATGATGTGGTGGTTCTAAAGGTTCCCGGTTTACCAGGAGACAGGCTGGTGTTcgccccaacaggaccactgaACCGGGATTATGATGATGTGAGACGCTTCAGTGATGCTGCCAGTAAAGGCATCAAGAG GGCGATGAAGGCTGGTATGCAGCGTCCCCTGCTAGTGTGCCCTCCTCACAGTTCATATGAGAAGAACACCTTGGTGGCTTTACTGGGAGCTTTACAAGTtctctatatg ccacTGGAACTGAGGGAGGTGAAGTCGTCCCCAGATAAGGTGGAAGTATTGGGGGTGTGGGTGCAGGACAAGACTCGGGGCGGACAGCTCGCTGAACTGGCCTCAGCTCTGGAGAGCGGCAG ggtggTGTATCGGGACATCGGTGGATCCGATCCTGAGCGTATGGCAGCTCCACGTGTAGCTGAATATGTTCAGGAGATCTTTAAGAGCACCTGTGTTCAG gtAAGGGTGGAGAGTGATTTGAACACTCTGGAGAAACAGTACCCCTGCCTGGCTGCTGTCAACCGCTGTGCTAACA ctGTGCCACGTCACCAGGGCAGAGTGATTCATCTGGAGTACAATGGAGAAGAACCCATTCAGCAGACCCTCATGCTGGTGGGCAAG GGCATCACTTATGACACCGGTGGAGCTGACATTAAGGCTGGAGGCTTCATGGCTGGCATGCACAGGGATAAATGTGGATCTGCTGCTGTAGCTGGATTCTTCCAG ATTCTGGCAAAGCTGAAGCCCAAACACCTGAAGGTGGTAGGAGCCATGGCCATGGTGAGGAACAGTGTTGGTTCAG actgCTACGTGTCAGATGAGCTGATTGTGTCGCGAGCTGGCCGTCGGGTGCGTGTGGGAAACACTGATGCTGAAGGTCGTATGGTCATGGTGGACCTGCTCTGTGAGATGAAGgagaag GCGCTGAAGGAAATTTCTCCGCAGCTGTTCACCATTGCCACCCTGACTGGTCATGCCATCAGAGCCATGGGACCCCACTACTCT ATCATCATGGATAACGGTGCTGCTCGCCGCACAGACAACGCACTACAGTGGCAGAAAG CGGGTGAGGTTCTGGGCGACATGTTCGAGGTCTCCAACATTCGTAGAGAGGATTACGATTTCCACAAAGGGAAGTCCGAGTACGAGGACGTTCTGCAGTGTAACAACCTGCCCTCATCCGCCACACCACGTGGTCACCAGACTCCTGCTGCCTTCCTCATCATGACCTCTGGACTAGACAAG CATGGCGTGGACTCTGACAGGCCGCTCCCTTACTCCCACATCGACATCGCCGGATCCAGTGGTCCCTTCCCAGGAGTCCCCACTGGGGCCCCACTGCTCGCCATGGCAACCAAGTACATCCTCCAGAATTGA